The following proteins are co-located in the Mobula hypostoma chromosome 4, sMobHyp1.1, whole genome shotgun sequence genome:
- the LOC134345047 gene encoding importin subunit alpha-3-like encodes MAENNKLDNQRIKNFKKKGRGLETMRRQQNEIVVELRKIKRDEHYLKRRNVLVSNEESDLDGDAKVQNVSLDEIIKNATSDNQEIQLSGVQAARELISSEYAPPVGDLITSGIFPILMHCMEQDQNHPLQFEAVWALANVVYGSSEHTEAVIKANAVPLLLNLISSPHQDVCEQALLALGNIIADGSKYRDYVIGLGVIKPITSFVNCSIPLTLLHTITWVIVNICRQKDPPLPKEVVQEILPALCVLIHHTDVHTLIDTILALSFITDAEDDQIQMVIDSGIVPHLVPLFGHQEVNIQTVSLRAVGNIVTGTDEQAQIVLNCGALSYFPALLTHSNAKLCKDAVWFLSNVTAGNQQQEQAVISANLVPPVVKLMENGDFATQKETAWVIANLANSGRKEQIDYLVEQNVIIPFCKLLTLMDPQIIIVVLDGLSNIINTANDKTELIVNQIEECGGLQIIEQLQLHENEEIYKLAYDILDQLTAEEEDNTYVVTAKVQDAKLSFNSSTDDPEKGFQI; translated from the coding sequence atggcagaaaacaacaaattagaCAATCAAAGGATTAAGAATTTCAAGAAAAAGGGACGGGGTCTTGAGACAATGAGACGGCAACAAAATGAGATTGTTGTTGAACTAAGAAAAATCAAAAGAGATGAACACTACTTAAAGCGGAGAAATGTTCTAGTAAGCAATGAAGAATCTGATCTGGATGGTGATGCCAAAGTTCAAAATGTATCATTAgatgaaataataaaaaatgcaACTAGTGATAACCAGGAAATACAGCTCAGCGGAGTGCAAGCTGCTAGAGAGCTGATCTCCAGTGAATATGCTCCTCCGGTAGGTGATTTAATCACCTCTGGCATTTTTCCGATTCTTATGCACTGTATGGAACAGGACCAAAATCATCCGTTGCAGTTTGAAGCAGTATGGGCTTTGGCAAATGTTGTTTATGGTTCATCAGAACATACAGAAGCTGTGATTAAAGCAAATGCTGTGCCACTCTTGTTAAATCTGATAAGCTCTCCACATCAGGATGTATGTGAGCAAGCACTTTTGGCTTTAGGTAATATCATAGCTGATGGGTCCAAATATAGAGATTATGTCATTGGTTTAGGAGTGATAAAACCCATTACATCTTTTGTCAATTGTTCGATACCCCTTACTCTTCTTCACACGATCACATGGGTCATTGTCAATATCTGCCGTCAGAAAGATCCTCCACTACCAAAGGAAGTTGTTCAAGAGATTCttccagctttgtgtgtccttATTCACCACACTGATGTTCATACTTTAATAGATACTATCTTAGCTTTGTCCTTCATAACGGATGCTGAAGATGACCAGATTCAGATGGTTATAGACTCAGGAATAGTTCCTCATTTGGTGCCTCTTTTTGGCCATCAGGAAGTTAATATCCAAACTGTTTCATTGCGAGCAGTAGGAAATATAGTAACTGGCACTGATGAACAAGCACAAATAGTCTTGAACTGTGGAGCACTTTCTTATTTCCCAGCACTGTTAACTCATTCTAATGCAAAACTCTGTAAAGATGCAGTATGGTTTCTCTCCAATGTCACTGCTGGGAACCAGCAGCAAGAACAGGCAGTAATCAGTGCTAACCTTGTTCCTCCAGTTGTAAAACTAATGGAAAATGGGGACTTTGCAACTCAAAAAGAAACTGCTTGGGTCATAGCCAATCTAGCTAACAGTGGCAGAAAAGAACAGATTGATTATCTAGTTGAACAGAATGTAATCATTCCATTTTGCAAGCTGCTTACACTGATGGACCCGCAGATAATTATAGTAGTGCTGGATGGGCTAAGTAATATAATCAATACAGCAAATGATAAGACAGAACTGATAGTCAATCAGATTGAAGAGTGTGGAGGTTTGCAAATAATTGAACAACTACAACTTCATGAAAATGAGGAGATATATAAACTGGCATACGATATTCTTGATCAGTTGACAGCAGAAGAAGAGGATAACACTTATGTGGTAACAGCAAAAGTGCAAGATGCAAAACTCAGTTTTAATTCTTCTACAGATGATCCAGAGAAAGGGTTCCAGATCTAA